A section of the Acanthopagrus latus isolate v.2019 chromosome 20, fAcaLat1.1, whole genome shotgun sequence genome encodes:
- the LOC119010287 gene encoding desumoylating isopeptidase 1-like, producing the protein MDQTDSYPALLYIYDLSKGMARQLSPVMLGKQLDGIWHTAIVVHGKEYFYGGEGISNCPPGGTPLGEPDSIVHLGSTEVTAELFMDYLASLSESTYGRDKYNVFEHNCNVFSNEVAQFLTGKKIPSYITDLPSEVLSTPFGQALRPLLDSVVISPGGNNITGQR; encoded by the exons atggacCAAACCGACTCTTACCCAGCGCTACTGTACATTTACGACTTGTCTAAAGGCATGGCCCGACAGCTGAGTCCTGTCATGCTAG GGAAACAACTTGATGGAATTTG GCACACTGCTATTGTGGTCCATGGAAAGGAGTATTTCTATGGAGGAGAGGGTATCAGCAACTGTCCACCT GGTGGCACTCCGCTGGGTGAACCAGACTCCATCGTGCACCTTGGCTCCACTGAGGTGACTGCAGAGCTCTTCATGGATTACCTGGCTTCACTGTCAGAGTCCACATATGG GCGTGACAAGTACAACGTGTTTGAGCACAACTGCAACGTTTTCAGCAACGAGGTGGCTCAATTCCTCACTGGCAAAAAGATCCCATCGTACATCACAGACCTTCCATCTGAAGTTCTGTCCAC GCCTTTTGGCCAGGCTCTCCGTCCATTGCTGGATTCTGTCGTCATAAGTCCTGGAGGCAACAACATAACTGGACAGCGATAG
- the xrcc6 gene encoding X-ray repair cross-complementing protein 6 codes for MAEWNAYYRNEDEEEEQEEGEQSGGDYYKTGRDSLVFLVDASREMFVKGEDGQPSNFDMTMQVLRSVYTKKIIRSHRDLVALVFYGTEQSKNPRNSFKHVYVYHDLDEPGAKRVQEIDALRGEKGAKLAAETMGSGETSLGDALWCCANLYSDIKLRLSHKRLMIFTCRDEPHGGDNTKDRQARTKANDLKETGVVIDLLHLMKPGGFDVSRFFRDIVSPPEDESELGLQLEPSDKLEGLQKRVWAKEQTKRTQARLNLCLGEGLNVAVGIYSTAVSARKPSACRLYRETNEPVHSKTRTFHTQTGSLLLPSEIKKAQTFGKRQIVMERDEVDAIRKFEDPGLFLIGFKPMEKLKIHHHIRPAVFLYPEEGEVKGSACLFSALMKKCSERNVFALCRCVSRRNYTPRFVALVPQKEEVDEGKVQVTPPGFNVIFLPYADDMRTLDPPQCPSASQVQVDKMKEIVSKLRFKYRSEAFENPVIQQHYRNLEALALDMMVPEETEDLIMPKVEQINSRLGPLAQEFKDLVYPADYNPEGKPAAKRKTADAGGAAEKKPKVEVPEDELRAHVQNGTLGKLTVPVLKEACKQFGVRTTGTKKQELIDALIARLGP; via the exons ATGGCAGAGTGGAACGCATACTACCGgaatgaggatgaggaggaagagcaggaggaaggagagcaaTCTGGAG GAGATTACTacaagacagggagagacagttTGGTCTTCCTGGTTGATGCTTCCAGGGAAATGTTTGTCAAAGGAGAAGACGGACAGCCCTCCAACTTTGACATGACCATGCAG GTTTTGCGCAGTGTTTACACCAAGAAGATCATCAGAAGTCACAGGGACTTGGTGGCTTTAGTTTTCTACGGCACAGAGCAGAGCAAAAATCCGAGGAACTCATTCAAGCACGTCTACGTGTACCATGACCTTGATGAACCTG GTGCAAAGCGAGTGCAGGAAATAGACGCTCTCCGGGGAGAAAAAGGTGCCAAGCTAGCAGCAGAGACCATGGGCAGCGGAGAGACATCATTAGGCGACGCCCTGTGGTGCTGTGCCAACCTTTACAGTGACATCAAGCTACGCCTCTCTCACAAGCGGCTCATGATCTTCACCTGCAGGGATGAACCACATGGGGGCGACAATACAAAGGATCGACAGGCTCGCACCAAGGCCAATGACCTCAAAGAGACTG GTGTTGTCATAGACTTACTGCATCTGATGAAACCGGGTGGCTTCGATGTCTCACGCTTTTTTCGTGACATTGTAAGTCCTCCGGAGGATGAGAGCGAGTTGGGACTGCAGCTGGAGCCTAGTGACAAGCTGGAGGGACTCCAGAAGCGGGTGTGGGCCAAAGAGCAGACAAAGCGAACCCAGGCCAG GTTAAACCTGTGTCTGGGTGAGGGCTTAAACGTTGCTGTGGGAATTTATTCAACAGCTGTTTCGGCTAGGAAACCATCAGCCTGTAGACTTTACAGGGAAACCAACGAGCCGGTCCATAGCAAAACTCGAACCTTCCACACCCAGACAggcagcctgctgctgcccagTGAGATAAAGAAAGCCCAG ACGTTCGGTAAGAGGCAAATAGTAATGGAGAGGGACGAGGTGGACGCCATCAGGAAGTTTGAAGATCCTGGATTGTTTCTGATCGGCTTCAAACCGATGGAAAAGCTCAAAATTCACCACCATATCCGACCTGCTGTCTTCCTCTATCCTGAGGAGGGTGAAGTGAAAG GCAGTGCGTGTCTGTTCTCTGCTTTGATGAAGAAGTGCAGTGAGAGGAATGTGTTCGCTCTGTGTCGCTGTGTTTCTCGCCGAAATTACACACCTCGATTTGTTGCCCTGGTGCCACAGAAAGAAGAGGTGGACGAGGGGAAAGTACAGGTTACACCACCAG GTTTTAACGTCATCTTCCTGCCATATGCCGACGACATGCGGACTCTGGATCCTCCCCAGTGCCCATCTGCCTCACAAGTACAGGTGGACAAGATGAAGGAGATCGTCTCCAAGCTGCGCTTTAAATACAG GAGTGAGGCCTTTGAGAATCCAGTGATccagcagcattacaggaaTCTGGAGGCCTTGGCTCTGGATATGATGGttccagaggaaacagaggaccTCATCA tgcCAAAGGTTGAGCAGATTAACAGCCGACTGGGTCCTTTGGCTCAGGAGTTTAAAGATCTGGTCTACCCTGCGGACTACAACCCTGAGGGCAAACCAGCTGCCAAACGCAAAACAG CTGATGCCGGAGGCGCAGCTGAGAAAAAGCCCAAAGTGGAGGTGCCAGAAGACGAGCTGAGGGCCCACGTGCAGAACGGCACCCTGGGAAAGCTAACTGTGCCCGTGCTGAAGGAGGCCTGTAAACAGTTTGGGGTTCGGACCACTGGGACCAAGAAGCAGGAGCTGATAGATGCTTTGATTGCCCGGCTGGGCCCATGA
- the LOC119010286 gene encoding GTPase IMAP family member 8-like — protein sequence MECQCPQENSEDAAAGWWMNSNSVQMGAFTVVGYLLYRFSQTLPALIRWPIRLFCSLTGLTALWSWVSRLVGTLRGIQSLFKWLRRIWRFFEGLSSKFKSTTGSSSESDRDRTRNGSNQSNLRLILLGPAGGGRTSLAQTLLGNSETRTPMGPLMESTKRWTVIDGEEVAVIDTPDLLGLSLGSSMRAREALRSLQLTSPGPHAFLLVIRAPAPSTGIDQDAGRAIRATLQLFGDEVAGYIIPVLTHADHLGRRRTVEQLLDVDAGGLKKALSLCDQRPELVDNRPGCPLEEQNAMRSQLIRRAMEMKTQRGHFVHELQRREDHIREELMAEMSSALAGKLGHM from the exons atggagtGTCAGTGTCCACAGGAGAACTCTGaggatgctgctgcag GCTGGTGGATGAACAGCAACAGCGTCCAGATGGGAGCTTTCACTGTGGTGGGGTATCTTCTCTACAGATTCTCACAGA CACTCCCAGCTCTGATCCGCTGGCCGATCcgtctgttctgctctctgacTG GTCTGACAGCTCTTTGGAGCTGGGTGAGTCGCCTCGTGGGAACCCTGCGTG GGATCCAGAGCCTGTTTAAGTGGCTGCGTCGGATCTGGCGGTTTTTCGAAG GACTTTCCTCCAAGTTCAAGTCAACCACAG GGTCATCCAGTGAATCAGACAGAGACCGGACCCGCAACGGTTCCAACCAATCTAACTTGAGGCTGATCCTTCTGGGGCCCGCCGGTGGAGGAAGAACTTCCCTGGCACAGACTTTGTTAGGCAACAGTGAGACAAGGACACCCATGGGTCCCCTAATGGAGAGTACCAAGAGGTGGACTGTAATTGATGGTGAAGAGGTTGCAGTGATCGACACCCCAGATCTTTTGGGGCTATCGTTGGGGAGCAGCATGAGAGCCAGGGAAGCTCTGAGGAGCCTCCAGCTCACCAGCCCTGGACCACATGCCTTCCTGCTGGTGATCCGCGCTCCTGCCCCCAGCACGGGCATCGATCAGGATGCCGGCCGGGCGATCAGAGCCACCCTTCAACTGTTTGGAGACGAGGTCGCGGGGTACATCATCCCAGTGCTCACCCATGCAGACCATCTAGGTCGAAGGCGCACTGTAGAACAGCTGCTGGACGTGGACGCCGGAGGTCTGAAAAAGGCTCTGTCTCTATGCGACCAGAGGCCAGAGCTGGTGGACAACAGGCCTGGGTGCCCCCTGGAGGAGCAGAATGCGATGCGCAGTCAACTGATACGGCGTGCGATGGAGATGAAGACACAGAGGGGACATTTTGTCCAcgagctgcagaggagggaggaccaCATCAGGGAGGAGCTGATGGCTGAAATGTCATCTGCTCTGGCTGGAAAACTGGGACACATGtaa